The Candidatus Sulfotelmatobacter sp. genome includes a region encoding these proteins:
- a CDS encoding FliH/SctL family protein, whose product MGRVVKGAKLRTERYALAVPEAPPPPIAEYLETDGVELTDGFAYDADGGLLPDYPLAPPPPPAVDVEALRAQAQALLDRAAQEAETLLRDAHARARTLVEEASAHARTIEQDARTKAHDEGFAQGREAADRDMNDMLVTMRGLLEMARVERHKLIEQAEPELVRLALGLAERVLHQQVALDRGVVIEMAKTAIARLIERDTVTVRVNPADLERMREHRDELIAIGDIRNLRVVEDQRVDRGGVVVDTAAGTIDARISTQLEEARKILHIEEELIVEPAPSEHLAANGLTTARAS is encoded by the coding sequence TTGGGCCGCGTAGTCAAAGGCGCGAAGCTTCGGACTGAGCGCTATGCGCTCGCGGTTCCGGAGGCACCGCCGCCGCCGATCGCAGAGTACCTCGAGACCGACGGCGTCGAGCTGACGGACGGTTTCGCGTACGATGCGGACGGCGGGCTGCTGCCCGACTATCCGCTCGCGCCGCCGCCTCCGCCGGCGGTCGACGTCGAAGCGCTGCGCGCGCAGGCGCAAGCGCTGCTCGACCGCGCCGCGCAGGAGGCGGAGACGCTGCTGCGCGACGCGCATGCGCGGGCACGCACGCTGGTCGAGGAAGCCTCGGCCCACGCGCGCACGATCGAGCAGGATGCGCGCACGAAGGCGCACGACGAAGGATTCGCGCAGGGCCGCGAAGCGGCCGACCGCGACATGAACGACATGCTGGTGACGATGCGCGGGCTGCTCGAGATGGCGCGCGTCGAGCGCCACAAGCTGATCGAACAGGCGGAGCCGGAGCTGGTGCGCCTGGCTCTGGGCTTGGCCGAGCGCGTGCTGCACCAGCAGGTCGCGCTCGACCGCGGCGTGGTCATCGAGATGGCGAAGACCGCGATCGCGCGCTTGATCGAGCGCGACACGGTGACCGTGCGCGTCAATCCGGCCGACCTCGAGCGGATGCGCGAGCACCGTGACGAGCTGATCGCGATCGGAGACATCCGCAACCTGCGGGTGGTCGAAGACCAGCGCGTCGACCGCGGCGGCGTCGTCGTCGACACCGCGGCCGGGACGATCGACGCGCGGATCTCCACGCAGCTCGAAGAAGCGCGCAAGATCCTGCACATCGAGGAAGAGCTCATCGTCGAGCCGGCCCCGAGCGAACACCTCGCCGCGAACGGACTGACGACGGCGAGAGCGTCGTGA
- a CDS encoding FliI/YscN family ATPase: MTTTEPRPHPFDAGRYLEELNDVDLIRTNGRVSQVIGTVIESNGPPMAIGETAAIAYRRTAEPVLAEAVGFRDAKVLLMPLGELGGIAAGSEVVALGRPLQLGLAPGLLGRVLDGLGRPIDGLGAIADARRAEISGRPPNSLTRRRVTEPLGVGVRAIDGLLTVGKGQRVGIFAGSGVGKSTLLGMMARNTAADVNVIALVGERGKEVRDFLERDLGEAGLRRSIVVVATSDQPALVRIKAAFVATRIAEFFRDQGLDVMLMMDSVTRFAMAQREVGLAIGEPTTTRGYTPSVFALLPKLLERTGTSDVGTITALYTVLVDGDDLNEPVSDAVRSILDGHIVLSRKLASANQYPAIDVLGSVSRVMPDVVPPSHTAAASVVRDILATYRDAEDLVNIGAYVPGSNPRVDHALARIDQVRMFLRQGIYEGSTFEDAERGVLGLG, from the coding sequence GTGACCACGACCGAACCGCGCCCGCACCCGTTCGACGCCGGCCGGTACCTCGAGGAGCTGAACGACGTCGACCTGATCCGCACCAACGGCCGGGTCAGCCAGGTGATCGGGACCGTGATCGAGTCGAACGGGCCGCCGATGGCGATCGGCGAGACCGCCGCCATCGCGTACCGCCGCACCGCCGAGCCGGTGCTCGCCGAAGCGGTCGGCTTCCGCGACGCCAAGGTGCTGTTGATGCCGCTCGGCGAGCTGGGCGGCATCGCCGCCGGCTCCGAGGTCGTCGCGCTCGGCCGCCCGTTGCAGTTGGGCCTCGCGCCGGGTTTGCTCGGCCGCGTCCTCGACGGCCTGGGCCGCCCGATCGACGGGCTGGGCGCGATCGCGGACGCGCGCCGCGCCGAGATCTCGGGCCGGCCGCCCAACTCGCTGACCCGCCGCCGCGTCACCGAACCGCTGGGCGTGGGCGTGCGCGCGATCGACGGCTTGCTGACGGTCGGCAAAGGCCAGCGCGTCGGCATCTTCGCCGGCTCGGGCGTGGGCAAGTCGACGCTGCTGGGGATGATGGCGCGCAACACCGCCGCCGACGTCAACGTCATCGCGCTCGTCGGCGAGCGCGGCAAAGAGGTCCGCGACTTCCTCGAGCGCGACCTGGGCGAAGCGGGTCTGCGGCGCTCGATCGTCGTCGTCGCAACCTCGGATCAACCGGCACTGGTCCGCATCAAGGCGGCCTTCGTCGCGACGCGCATCGCCGAGTTCTTCCGCGACCAAGGCCTGGACGTGATGCTGATGATGGACAGCGTCACGCGCTTCGCGATGGCGCAGCGCGAGGTCGGCCTGGCGATCGGCGAGCCGACGACGACGCGCGGCTACACGCCCTCGGTGTTCGCGCTGCTGCCGAAGCTGCTCGAGCGGACCGGGACCTCGGACGTCGGCACGATCACCGCGCTGTACACCGTCCTGGTCGACGGCGACGATCTCAACGAGCCGGTCTCCGACGCCGTGCGCTCGATCCTCGACGGGCACATCGTCCTCTCGCGCAAGCTGGCCTCGGCCAACCAGTACCCGGCGATCGACGTGCTGGGTTCGGTCAGCCGCGTCATGCCCGACGTGGTCCCGCCCTCGCACACCGCCGCCGCCTCGGTCGTGCGCGACATCCTGGCCACTTATCGCGACGCCGAAGACCTGGTCAACATCGGCGCCTACGTGCCGGGCTCGAACCCGCGCGTCGATCACGCGCTGGCGCGCATCGATCAGGTCCGCATGTTCTTGCGCCAAGGCATCTACGAGGGCTCGACCTTCGAAGACGCCGAGCGCGGCGTGCTGGGGCTGGGCTGA
- the fliJ gene encoding flagellar export protein FliJ: protein MRFRFRLDPVLQHRERVERERAGDHARMLAAQLAAEAARDDLIGRRDGARDRLIREHATLDVVELRATYVHLDYLDRAIVGAQQKVATAKVDTEQARLKLVDAARDRQVLDTLKERRREAFALEENRVEQRELDDLNARLFERTAPEGTAS, encoded by the coding sequence ATGCGCTTCCGTTTCCGGCTCGACCCGGTCCTCCAGCATCGCGAGCGCGTCGAGCGCGAGCGCGCCGGCGACCACGCCCGCATGCTGGCCGCGCAACTGGCCGCCGAAGCGGCGCGCGACGATCTGATCGGACGGCGCGACGGCGCGCGCGACCGCCTGATCCGCGAGCACGCCACGCTCGACGTCGTCGAGCTGCGCGCCACCTACGTCCACCTCGACTACCTCGACCGCGCCATCGTCGGCGCGCAGCAGAAGGTCGCGACCGCCAAGGTCGACACCGAGCAGGCGCGCCTCAAGCTCGTCGACGCGGCGCGTGACCGGCAAGTCCTCGACACCCTCAAGGAACGCCGCCGCGAGGCGTTCGCGCTCGAGGAGAATCGCGTCGAACAGCGCGAGCTCGACGACCTGAACGCCCGTCTGTTCGAGCGAACCGCTCCCGAAGGAACCGCATCGTGA
- a CDS encoding flagellar hook-length control protein FliK, which translates to MKGGWDPQRPVAANPIAPAPDLTGSAGDGRSVAADPATLVATGGETTVGRILARATLAAPATTAAVQTAANTSTSTTTAPAAPATSAAPVTATTTATNATVATTASVDAAASAAAKTVEAFTQAFGAALARTDATSGSKDANPSASPAIIPTTSTGFASLEAAGGLAGSTTHDATAIAPPAPAATLPQTQQVDANAIVEQVLQGVSLRTSDGSSTVRLRLVPDSLGDVSVKLTVTGGSVDASITASTPAAQSALQGGQAQLARTLADSGLKLQSFTVGLGTGSGTTGNDSQGSDAQSRSRTSSTRRVGAVSGNDDADADDSSQLGAQIGPPIYTASTPLGALNYLA; encoded by the coding sequence GTGAAGGGCGGCTGGGACCCGCAGCGCCCGGTCGCGGCCAACCCGATCGCGCCGGCGCCGGACCTCACCGGCAGCGCCGGCGACGGGCGCTCGGTAGCGGCCGATCCGGCAACGCTGGTCGCGACCGGCGGCGAGACGACCGTCGGTCGTATCCTCGCGCGTGCGACGCTCGCGGCGCCGGCCACGACCGCGGCGGTGCAGACGGCCGCCAACACCTCGACCTCGACCACGACCGCGCCCGCCGCCCCGGCGACGAGCGCGGCGCCGGTCACCGCGACGACGACCGCGACCAACGCGACCGTCGCGACGACGGCGAGCGTCGACGCGGCCGCATCGGCGGCGGCGAAGACGGTCGAGGCGTTCACCCAAGCGTTCGGTGCCGCGCTCGCGCGCACCGATGCGACCTCCGGCAGCAAGGACGCCAACCCGTCCGCGTCGCCGGCGATCATCCCCACCACCAGCACCGGCTTCGCCTCCCTGGAAGCGGCCGGCGGGCTCGCGGGCTCGACCACGCACGACGCGACCGCGATCGCGCCGCCGGCACCCGCCGCGACCTTGCCGCAAACGCAGCAAGTCGATGCGAACGCCATCGTCGAGCAAGTCCTCCAAGGGGTGTCGCTCCGTACCTCCGACGGTTCGTCGACGGTGCGGCTGCGGCTGGTCCCCGATTCGCTCGGCGACGTGAGCGTCAAGCTCACGGTGACGGGCGGCTCGGTCGACGCCTCGATCACCGCCTCGACGCCCGCCGCGCAGTCCGCGCTGCAGGGTGGTCAGGCACAGCTCGCGCGTACGCTCGCCGATTCCGGGTTGAAGCTCCAGAGCTTCACCGTCGGACTGGGCACCGGTAGCGGCACGACGGGTAACGACTCCCAAGGCTCGGATGCGCAGTCCCGCTCGCGCACCTCGTCGACGCGTCGCGTCGGCGCGGTGAGCGGCAACGACGACGCCGATGCCGACGACTCCTCGCAGCTGGGTGCGCAGATCGGTCCGCCGATCTACACCGCCTCCACGCCGCTGGGAGCACTCAACTACCTCGCCTAG
- a CDS encoding flagellar hook capping FlgD N-terminal domain-containing protein: MSSSISQVINNGTSSTANSSTSTANSAISESEFLTLLTTQLQNQDPLNPMDNTQSVAELAQFSALQSQTQLASQFQTFQSNFSVMQSAGLIGQQVSAQYTDANGNTQTVSGTIQTISVVNGTPEFTLAGTNGQLLTDANGNTLLIPTTGILSIGAAPSSSGSSGSGSGS; this comes from the coding sequence ATGTCCAGCTCGATCAGTCAAGTGATCAACAACGGTACGTCGTCCACGGCGAACTCCTCGACGAGCACGGCGAACAGCGCCATCTCGGAGAGCGAGTTCCTCACGCTGCTCACCACGCAGCTGCAGAACCAAGATCCGCTCAACCCGATGGACAACACACAGTCCGTCGCGGAGCTGGCGCAGTTCTCGGCCCTGCAGTCGCAAACGCAGCTCGCCTCGCAGTTCCAGACGTTCCAGTCCAACTTCTCCGTGATGCAGTCGGCCGGTCTCATCGGTCAACAGGTCTCGGCGCAGTACACCGACGCGAACGGGAACACGCAGACGGTCAGCGGCACGATCCAGACGATCTCGGTCGTCAACGGCACCCCCGAGTTCACCCTCGCGGGTACCAACGGTCAGCTACTGACGGACGCGAACGGCAACACGCTCCTCATCCCGACGACGGGCATCTTGAGCATCGGCGCGGCGCCGTCGAGCTCGGGCAGCTCCGGGAGCGGATCGGGCAGCTAA
- a CDS encoding TIGR02530 family flagellar biosynthesis protein: protein MADSKIDGVQLPPIQPVRPQGVPVQIPPTSGGSTFRDVLRTTSTPTTSAPLKLSAHAQARLASRNIQLTSDDMAKMSAMADKAAAKGAKQSLFMLHDVAMVVSITNRTVITAVDQQSMKDNVFTNIDSAAIIE, encoded by the coding sequence ATGGCCGACTCGAAGATCGACGGCGTGCAACTGCCGCCGATCCAGCCCGTCCGCCCGCAAGGCGTTCCGGTGCAGATCCCGCCGACCTCCGGCGGGTCCACCTTCCGCGACGTCCTGCGCACGACGAGCACGCCGACCACCTCGGCACCGCTCAAGCTCTCGGCTCACGCGCAAGCGCGGCTCGCGTCGCGCAACATCCAGCTCACCTCCGACGACATGGCGAAGATGAGCGCGATGGCCGACAAAGCGGCCGCCAAGGGTGCCAAGCAGTCCCTGTTCATGCTGCACGACGTCGCGATGGTCGTCTCGATCACCAATCGCACCGTCATCACCGCCGTCGACCAGCAGAGCATGAAGGACAACGTCTTCACCAACATCGACTCCGCCGCCATCATCGAGTGA
- a CDS encoding flagellar hook-basal body complex protein, with product MGFDSLFVGVSGLEAYQNQLDVISNNIANVSTTGYKSQNVNFEDLLYQAQQYASAPTNTNGGVNGQYYGLGVKVGSIDTDFSEGGMETTGVNTNLAINGDGFFILSSGGTNAPVYTRNGDFQLNENGLLYDPSSGLAVQGWTANDDGVVNSGQQPGNVTIPLGLSEQAVGTGTTGAQKLGPSGDEVYDSTYTGNLSQTNWQSALQTYLTSQTGPTSAQDETVTTTLYDSLGNAHTATLTYTPYVIGAVAGTAQIPNPPAANNPNLNLIQSVSGADPTFTGPITVTVNATGTSAAVSDGTNTVNVVPNGSANLDGVTIKLGDFDSSDATKTGTVTVATGVTAGNADITTQATLAQTLISAVSGTDSTYTGNLSVTVNAGGTSASITDGNGNKVTGASGQQVTLDGVVITLGNFGSSDAGDTAPIATTAEETNLPSDVDNVDGQPVTPSTAWQVSVSFADGTTFDNITNPGATDGAGNVAAPTYGVASSGVVGYVYFDQNGQYINSSATIGDVGVPPGGALTTGNGSVHEAGNATTLANGDQLNIESWGIGDNATAPTSGSSTSATAATTGPIGLGWSDLTSLATANSVTTLAQNGYAAGTLENITIGQDGTVTGAFTNGQSKTLAQVALATFQNEEGLEQIGSSQYKETANSGLPQVGVANSGQFGAINSGDLEESNVDLAGEFTKMIAAQNAYQANSKSITVASQDIQTAVNLIPGG from the coding sequence ATGGGATTCGACTCGTTGTTCGTCGGCGTCTCCGGTCTGGAAGCGTACCAGAACCAGCTCGACGTCATCTCGAACAATATCGCGAACGTCAGCACGACTGGCTATAAGTCGCAGAACGTCAACTTCGAAGACCTGCTCTACCAGGCCCAGCAGTACGCTTCGGCGCCCACCAACACCAACGGCGGCGTCAACGGCCAGTACTACGGCTTGGGCGTGAAGGTCGGCTCGATCGACACCGACTTCTCCGAAGGCGGGATGGAGACGACGGGCGTCAACACGAACCTCGCCATCAACGGCGACGGGTTCTTCATCCTCTCCTCGGGCGGCACGAACGCGCCGGTCTATACGCGCAACGGCGACTTCCAGCTCAACGAGAACGGCCTGCTCTACGATCCGTCCTCGGGTCTGGCGGTGCAGGGCTGGACGGCCAACGACGACGGCGTCGTCAACAGCGGCCAGCAGCCGGGCAACGTCACCATACCGCTCGGCCTCTCGGAACAGGCGGTCGGCACCGGCACGACGGGCGCGCAGAAGCTCGGGCCGTCGGGTGACGAGGTCTACGACTCGACCTACACGGGCAACCTCTCTCAAACGAACTGGCAGAGCGCTCTGCAAACGTATCTCACGAGTCAGACGGGCCCGACCAGCGCCCAAGACGAGACCGTGACGACGACCTTGTACGACTCGCTGGGGAACGCCCACACCGCGACGCTCACCTATACGCCGTACGTGATCGGGGCGGTCGCCGGCACAGCGCAGATCCCGAACCCGCCAGCGGCGAACAATCCGAACCTGAACCTGATTCAGTCCGTCAGCGGCGCCGACCCGACGTTCACCGGTCCGATCACCGTCACGGTGAACGCAACGGGCACGTCGGCGGCGGTTTCTGATGGGACGAATACGGTGAACGTCGTCCCGAACGGAAGCGCGAACCTCGACGGCGTGACGATCAAACTCGGCGATTTCGACTCTTCGGACGCGACGAAGACCGGGACCGTGACCGTAGCAACCGGCGTAACCGCTGGAAATGCCGACATCACGACGCAGGCGACGCTCGCGCAGACGCTGATCAGTGCGGTTTCCGGCACGGACTCGACGTACACCGGCAACTTGTCGGTCACGGTGAACGCCGGCGGAACGTCCGCGAGCATCACAGACGGCAACGGGAACAAGGTGACCGGCGCGTCCGGGCAGCAGGTGACGCTCGACGGTGTCGTGATCACGCTGGGCAACTTTGGCTCGTCCGACGCGGGCGATACCGCGCCGATCGCGACGACGGCCGAGGAAACCAACCTGCCTTCGGACGTCGACAACGTGGACGGTCAGCCGGTCACCCCGTCGACTGCCTGGCAGGTGAGCGTTTCCTTCGCCGACGGTACAACGTTCGATAACATCACGAATCCGGGCGCTACCGACGGGGCTGGCAACGTTGCGGCGCCGACGTACGGCGTCGCGTCGTCCGGAGTCGTCGGCTATGTGTACTTCGATCAGAACGGGCAATACATCAACTCCTCTGCGACGATCGGAGATGTCGGCGTGCCTCCGGGCGGAGCACTCACGACCGGAAACGGTAGCGTGCACGAGGCCGGCAACGCAACGACGCTCGCCAACGGCGATCAGCTCAACATCGAGTCGTGGGGCATCGGCGACAACGCCACGGCTCCGACCTCCGGCTCGTCGACGAGCGCTACCGCGGCGACGACCGGGCCGATCGGCCTGGGCTGGTCGGACCTGACCTCGCTCGCGACCGCGAACAGCGTGACCACGCTGGCGCAGAACGGGTACGCGGCCGGAACGCTCGAGAACATCACGATCGGGCAGGACGGTACCGTCACCGGCGCGTTCACCAACGGGCAGAGCAAAACGCTCGCTCAGGTCGCGCTGGCGACGTTCCAGAACGAGGAAGGTCTCGAGCAAATCGGGTCCTCGCAGTACAAGGAGACGGCGAACTCGGGTCTGCCGCAGGTCGGCGTGGCGAACAGCGGGCAGTTCGGCGCGATCAACTCGGGTGATCTCGAGGAGTCGAACGTCGACCTGGCCGGTGAGTTCACCAAGATGATCGCGGCGCAGAACGCCTACCAGGCGAACTCGAAGTCGATCACCGTGGCGAGCCAAGACATCCAGACCGCCGTCAACCTGATCCCCGGTGGCTAG